In Actinomycetota bacterium, one DNA window encodes the following:
- a CDS encoding ferredoxin, whose protein sequence is MLRVRVDRHRCIGAGNCVTIAPTAFDWHEGDFAKAAVVDPDSVEEELLREAALACPTLAVVIEEVAELLPWQLRSAGAGRSQRVMKTFMFTDMVGSTQLVEALGDEAWEVLLRWHDETLRALFAAHQGDEVTATGDGFFVGFDSPEAALACAVAIQRKLADHRRTQGFAPQVRIGVHASEATQVARNFRGKGVHEAARIAALAGPGQILASQVTAAGTRYQASEPRTETLKGIAEPVEVVSIDWR, encoded by the coding sequence GTGCTGCGGGTCCGGGTGGACCGCCACCGGTGCATCGGCGCCGGCAACTGCGTCACCATTGCGCCAACAGCGTTCGATTGGCACGAGGGCGACTTCGCCAAGGCCGCCGTGGTGGACCCGGACAGCGTGGAGGAGGAGCTGCTCCGCGAGGCCGCGCTGGCGTGCCCCACCCTGGCCGTGGTGATCGAGGAGGTCGCCGAGCTCCTGCCGTGGCAGCTCAGGAGCGCCGGCGCCGGGCGGTCCCAGCGGGTCATGAAGACCTTCATGTTCACCGACATGGTGGGCTCCACGCAGCTGGTGGAGGCGCTCGGCGACGAGGCGTGGGAGGTCCTGCTGCGCTGGCACGACGAGACGCTCCGGGCGCTCTTCGCCGCGCACCAGGGCGACGAGGTCACCGCGACCGGCGACGGATTCTTCGTGGGCTTCGACAGCCCCGAGGCCGCCCTGGCCTGCGCGGTGGCCATTCAGCGGAAGCTGGCCGACCACCGCCGGACCCAGGGGTTCGCACCGCAAGTGAGGATCGGCGTGCACGCGTCTGAGGCCACGCAGGTGGCACGGAACTTCCGGGGCAAGGGTGTGCACGAGGCGGCCAGGATCGCCGCCCTGGCCGGTCCGGGCCAGATCCTGGCCAGCCAGGTCACCGCCGCCGGGACCCGGTACCAGGCCTCCGAGCCGAGGACCGAGACCCTGAAGGGCATCGCCGAGCCGGTCGAGGTCGTCTCGATCGACTGGCGCTGA
- a CDS encoding AAA family ATPase translates to MNAATALASDPVLQALCPLAFQMRRVSGAVVGRAAELAAIESEMASSRNGLAAVTLEGEPGIGKTRLLLAATQMATDTGFISVAVAADETLRGPFLLMRSVLSSPDAAEAVQGTDAEPVLRRALQALSGHGDASLETLPADQKLLRQFDLVALALRALALVKPVALFADDVQWADEDSLRALRYAVRTDAASPIFLLLAMRPEETAVLTEAVNLIADMERIGLIRRLRLDRFTPAETAAFLRQHLGGPVDVAGAATIHAQAEGVPFILEELVRAFRDAGMIQQIDGTWSLAKNADRLAPSAVQTLIQRRAGQLPEDAKVSLSEAAVLGRSFSLRDLQAVKARLGDPDAEADMARLAESMAPAVTAGLLNQHTQGAPADYSFSHEQVRQFSLAALSPPRRRAIHAAIVHLLTEGGEPSVESLPLLAHHAAESGDTEQCARYSIDAARAALASHAPEEVLRAVEVALPVTSIPADRVTLLSLRDDALDMLRRPSDRLEGLAELSALVDALGDPHLELQVMLRRAAALRISGEEDRASDLAHRVRDLACERGDAQAELAACLELGQALVRTELGEGFTASAAEVDFDAAEEAFGRAAELARELGDDPALAAATRELGCIEIGRVRGWFVEQVKAGEAVAFLARIAAGETVDEVLPTLPIAPNVMAAREHLQNALELFEKIGDRRGVMSSIIALAYLRYGAEIHIGSNAAQRIEEIRNLAQRMRSFSKESERAAADAQMAYGVHVFARAKVIPDLAISRGEEAYWAAKTLGDRSLEFLAAGGTALAHLDVGDVQEAERWLDLAAQAAAAAPTPLRARRMELWRGQARAAAGDAPGMREHFERALDLATDQGRPSARCEVLARLAIEAARLGAQRGDEELLSLAERSAHGAKELVLGFVAHQPWGAYADAALAEVALARGDLPAAGAAGRAVASALQEAMREDVYPEMLLPTARAILAGGEEHEKQTIRMFLQILLAMTAQRTVDEEIRVKWFRGPIGSEWSRLAGQVSTEATIGAQGNGAVAGLDEEERRLLGLLTEGMTTAEMAERLGSDEASVRVKLQEMFAKIGASSRGEATAFALREGVL, encoded by the coding sequence ATGAACGCCGCCACCGCGCTCGCCTCGGACCCCGTCCTCCAGGCGCTGTGCCCGCTGGCCTTCCAGATGCGGCGAGTGAGCGGCGCCGTGGTGGGGCGGGCCGCGGAACTGGCAGCCATCGAGTCCGAGATGGCCTCGAGCCGCAACGGCCTTGCGGCTGTCACGCTCGAGGGCGAGCCGGGGATCGGCAAGACCCGCTTGCTGCTGGCGGCGACCCAGATGGCCACAGACACCGGTTTCATCTCCGTGGCGGTCGCGGCCGACGAGACCCTCCGGGGGCCCTTCCTGCTCATGCGCTCGGTCCTGTCCTCCCCGGACGCAGCGGAGGCCGTCCAGGGAACTGACGCCGAGCCGGTCCTGCGCCGGGCCCTCCAGGCGCTGTCGGGCCACGGCGATGCCAGCCTGGAAACCCTGCCGGCGGACCAGAAGCTTCTCCGCCAGTTCGACCTCGTCGCGCTGGCCCTTCGCGCGCTTGCTCTGGTGAAGCCGGTGGCCCTGTTCGCCGACGACGTGCAGTGGGCGGACGAGGACAGCCTGCGGGCCCTCCGCTACGCCGTCCGGACCGACGCGGCCAGCCCGATCTTCCTGCTCCTGGCCATGCGTCCGGAGGAAACCGCGGTGCTCACCGAGGCGGTCAACCTCATCGCCGACATGGAGCGGATCGGCCTGATCCGCCGCCTGAGGCTGGACCGCTTCACACCCGCGGAGACCGCTGCCTTCCTCCGCCAGCACCTCGGCGGGCCGGTCGACGTGGCCGGCGCCGCCACCATCCACGCCCAGGCCGAGGGGGTCCCGTTCATCCTGGAGGAGCTGGTCCGGGCGTTCCGGGACGCCGGCATGATCCAGCAGATCGACGGCACGTGGAGCCTGGCCAAGAACGCCGACCGGCTGGCGCCGTCAGCCGTCCAGACCCTCATCCAGCGCCGGGCCGGGCAGCTGCCTGAGGACGCGAAGGTCTCCCTGTCCGAGGCCGCCGTGCTTGGACGCAGCTTCAGCCTGCGCGACCTCCAGGCGGTGAAGGCCCGCCTGGGCGATCCGGACGCCGAGGCCGACATGGCCCGGCTGGCCGAGTCGATGGCTCCCGCCGTGACGGCGGGGTTGCTGAACCAGCACACGCAGGGGGCGCCGGCCGACTACAGCTTCAGCCACGAGCAGGTCCGCCAGTTCTCCCTGGCCGCCCTGTCGCCGCCCCGCCGGCGGGCCATCCACGCCGCGATCGTCCACCTGCTGACCGAGGGTGGCGAGCCCTCGGTGGAGAGCCTTCCCCTGCTCGCCCACCACGCCGCCGAGTCCGGCGACACGGAGCAGTGCGCCCGGTACTCCATCGATGCCGCCCGGGCGGCCCTGGCGTCGCACGCCCCGGAGGAAGTGCTGCGCGCGGTGGAGGTCGCGCTGCCGGTGACCTCCATCCCGGCGGACCGGGTGACCCTGCTGTCCCTCCGCGACGACGCCCTGGACATGCTCCGGCGGCCCAGCGACCGCCTGGAAGGGCTGGCCGAGCTGAGTGCGCTGGTGGACGCCCTCGGCGATCCGCACCTCGAGCTCCAGGTCATGCTGCGCCGCGCAGCCGCGCTCCGCATTTCGGGCGAGGAGGACCGCGCCTCCGACCTGGCCCACCGGGTCCGGGACCTGGCCTGTGAGCGCGGCGACGCCCAGGCGGAGCTGGCCGCGTGCCTCGAGCTGGGCCAAGCCCTGGTCCGGACCGAGCTCGGCGAGGGGTTCACCGCTTCTGCGGCGGAGGTCGACTTCGACGCGGCCGAGGAAGCGTTCGGACGCGCGGCCGAGCTGGCCCGGGAACTGGGCGACGACCCCGCCCTGGCCGCCGCCACCCGCGAGCTCGGCTGCATCGAGATCGGTCGGGTCCGCGGGTGGTTCGTGGAACAGGTGAAGGCGGGAGAGGCGGTCGCGTTCCTGGCCCGCATCGCGGCCGGCGAGACGGTCGACGAGGTCCTGCCCACCCTTCCCATCGCTCCGAACGTGATGGCCGCCCGGGAGCACCTCCAGAACGCGCTGGAGCTGTTCGAGAAGATCGGCGACCGCCGAGGGGTGATGTCCTCGATCATCGCCCTGGCCTACCTGCGCTACGGCGCCGAGATCCATATCGGCTCCAACGCCGCGCAGCGGATCGAGGAGATCCGGAACCTCGCCCAGCGGATGCGCTCCTTCTCCAAGGAGAGCGAGCGGGCCGCGGCGGACGCGCAGATGGCGTATGGGGTCCACGTGTTCGCCCGGGCCAAGGTCATCCCGGACCTGGCCATCTCGCGCGGGGAGGAGGCCTACTGGGCCGCGAAGACCCTGGGCGACCGCTCGCTGGAGTTCCTGGCCGCGGGCGGGACGGCCCTGGCCCACCTGGACGTGGGGGACGTCCAGGAGGCGGAACGGTGGCTGGACCTCGCGGCGCAGGCCGCGGCGGCGGCCCCCACCCCGCTGCGAGCCCGCCGGATGGAGCTTTGGCGAGGCCAGGCCCGCGCGGCCGCGGGCGACGCCCCGGGCATGCGCGAACACTTCGAGCGGGCCCTCGACCTGGCCACCGACCAGGGCCGGCCGTCCGCGCGCTGCGAGGTCCTGGCCAGGCTGGCCATCGAGGCCGCGCGGCTGGGCGCACAGCGTGGCGACGAGGAGCTGCTGTCGCTGGCCGAACGCTCGGCTCACGGGGCCAAGGAGCTGGTGCTGGGGTTCGTGGCCCACCAGCCGTGGGGCGCCTATGCCGACGCGGCCCTGGCCGAGGTGGCGCTGGCCCGGGGCGACCTCCCGGCGGCCGGAGCGGCCGGCCGGGCCGTCGCGTCGGCGCTCCAGGAGGCCATGCGCGAGGACGTCTATCCGGAGATGCTGCTCCCCACGGCCAGGGCCATCCTGGCCGGCGGAGAGGAGCACGAGAAGCAGACGATCCGGATGTTCCTCCAGATCCTGCTGGCCATGACGGCTCAGCGGACGGTGGATGAGGAAATTAGGGTCAAGTGGTTCCGAGGGCCCATCGGCAGCGAGTGGAGCCGGCTGGCCGGCCAGGTGTCCACCGAGGCCACAATCGGGGCCCAGGGCAACGGGGCGGTGGCGGGCCTGGACGAGGAGGAGCGCCGTCTCCTCGGCCTGCTGACCGAGGGCATGACGACGGCCGAGATGGCCGAGCGTCTGGGCTCGGACGAGGCGTCGGTCCGGGTCAAGCTCCAGGAGATGTTCGCCAAGATTGGCGCGTCCTCGCGGGGCGAGGCCACTGCATTCGCGCTGCGCGAGGGAGTGCTGTAG
- a CDS encoding thioesterase family protein, whose amino-acid sequence MSRPPIDHDSSAFDRGIAVQPAGEARWHGEVEPKWNIGSAPNGGYLLSIALSALREALPHPDPVAVSAHYPSRVSPGPVEVQVEAVRAGRGHSVGVAWLEQGGERRVYVGATFGDLGAMDGPTIVSGERPDIPGPDACIPAAGPIAPQFLEQFDMRLTPESAGFAVGLRSGRGLMEGWVRFADGREPDSLSLPLFADSFPPTMFHLLEEIQWVPTIELTVHGRGRPVPGWLQCRFQTRYVIGGYLEEDGEIWDQAGTLVALSRQLAKVRG is encoded by the coding sequence ATGTCCAGGCCCCCCATCGACCACGACAGCTCGGCGTTCGATCGCGGGATCGCCGTCCAACCGGCGGGCGAGGCTCGCTGGCATGGCGAGGTCGAGCCGAAATGGAACATCGGGTCGGCGCCGAACGGCGGCTACCTCCTGTCGATCGCCCTGTCCGCGCTTCGCGAGGCGCTTCCCCATCCCGACCCGGTGGCCGTGTCCGCGCACTATCCGAGCCGCGTCTCACCCGGTCCCGTCGAGGTCCAAGTGGAGGCGGTCCGCGCGGGCCGGGGCCACTCGGTCGGCGTGGCCTGGCTCGAACAGGGCGGCGAGCGCCGCGTGTACGTCGGGGCGACCTTCGGCGACCTGGGCGCCATGGACGGGCCGACCATCGTGAGCGGCGAGCGTCCGGACATCCCGGGTCCGGACGCGTGCATCCCGGCCGCCGGTCCGATCGCCCCTCAGTTCCTCGAGCAGTTCGACATGCGGCTGACGCCCGAGTCCGCCGGGTTCGCGGTCGGACTCCGAAGCGGGCGCGGGCTGATGGAGGGATGGGTCCGGTTCGCGGACGGTCGGGAGCCGGACTCGCTCTCGCTGCCGCTGTTCGCCGATTCCTTTCCCCCGACCATGTTCCACCTGCTCGAGGAGATCCAGTGGGTGCCCACCATCGAGCTCACGGTGCACGGCCGGGGGCGGCCGGTCCCCGGGTGGTTGCAGTGCCGGTTCCAGACCAGGTACGTGATCGGGGGCTACCTGGAGGAGGACGGCGAGATCTGGGACCAGGCCGGAACGCTCGTCGCGCTGTCCCGGCAGCTCGCCAAGGTCCGCGGCTGA